Proteins encoded by one window of Hyla sarda isolate aHylSar1 chromosome 13, aHylSar1.hap1, whole genome shotgun sequence:
- the LOC130297700 gene encoding BPI fold-containing family B member 6-like, whose product MLCYIGVLLGIVTLSQSLGPGAYLQLDNCALQNAVTDVLADTGTLLKMANSDTSKKVLKKGKGAVKGITNIKVEKIDFSKIYLNILTDTGIQMFVTNKILITGKSFLGGKTVMKMEVDIVTNSSVKKEDVECPTLVKVECVTNLVAMDVNLPKGILPSAMNNFLDKNLKTILPATVCPAVDHVLSEINGELCMKDMSFPFGQAGSLQYSTSPTPTVTEENIIIELNVQVFEGENLINLPDDQAASPLVLPAASETTLYLTTDLLGRAFTVLQEEGTFNFKASEEDV is encoded by the exons ATGTTGTGCTACATTGGAGTCCTCCTGGGGATTGTGACCCTGAGCCAGTCACTTGGACCTGGGGCCTATCTGCAGCTGGATAACTGTGCTTTACAGAATG CTGTGACTGATGTTCTGGCAGATACAGGAACCTTACTGAAAATGGCAAACTCCGACACTTCTAAGAAAGTCCTCAAGAAGGGTAAAGGTGCCGTGAAGGGTATtacaaa tataAAGGTGGAAAAGATTGACTTCTCCAAGATCTACCTGAACATCCTAACGGACACTGGGATCCAGATGTTTGTAACGAACAAGATATTAATCACCGGGAAAAG TTTCTTGGGTGGAAAAACAGTCATGAAAATGGAAGTAGATATTGTTACAAATTCAAGCGTGAAGAAGGAGGACGTAGAGTGCCCGACATTAGTCAAGGTGGAATGTGTGACCAATCTTGTTGCAATGGACGTCAATCTTCCCAAAGG aATTTTGCCAAGTGCGATGAATAATTTTCTGGATAAAAATCTTAAAACTATCTTGCCGGCTACA GTGTGTCCAGCAGTGGATCATGTCCTTAGTGAAATAAATGGAGAGCTGTGCATGAAAGACA TGAGTTTCCCTTTTGGACAAGCTGGAAGCCTCCAATACTCGACATCTCCGACACCGACAGTGACAGAAGAGAATATCATTATTGAATTAAAT GTCCAAGTTTTCGAAGGAGAAAATCTCATCAACCTTCCAGATGACCAGGCTGCCAGCCCTTTAGTCCTGCCTGCTGCTTCTGAAACCACGTTATATCTGACCACTGACTTACTCGGACGCGCCTTCACTGTGCTTCAAGAAGAAGGAACGTTTAACTTTAAAGCCAGTGAAGAAGATGTATGA